In one Pseudomonas sp. SG20056 genomic region, the following are encoded:
- a CDS encoding WbuC family cupin fold metalloprotein: MTGPRFLDQTLFGALAEQAAASPRQRQHHNFHQMEEPCHRMAVGLQPDTYIPPHRHLSADKAEALLVLKGRLGLLIFNDAGEVLDKRVLQAAGECVGVDLPPGVFHALVVLEADSILFECKAGPYKPVGEGEQASWAPREGEPGVAEYQAWMRAQFT; encoded by the coding sequence ATGACTGGGCCGCGCTTTCTTGATCAGACCCTGTTCGGTGCACTGGCCGAGCAAGCGGCGGCCAGCCCACGGCAACGCCAGCACCATAACTTCCACCAGATGGAGGAGCCTTGTCATCGCATGGCTGTCGGACTGCAGCCGGACACCTATATCCCGCCGCACCGTCATCTCTCGGCGGATAAAGCCGAAGCGCTGCTGGTACTCAAAGGCCGCCTGGGCCTGCTGATTTTCAATGACGCCGGTGAAGTGCTGGATAAGCGCGTACTGCAGGCCGCTGGTGAGTGTGTCGGCGTTGATCTGCCGCCTGGTGTATTTCACGCTCTGGTGGTGCTGGAAGCCGACAGCATTCTGTTTGAATGCAAAGCCGGGCCCTACAAACCTGTGGGGGAAGGCGAACAAGCCAGTTGGGCGCCGCGTGAGGGTGAGCCTGGTGTTGCCGAGTACCAGGCCTGGATGCGCGCACAATTCACTTAG
- the dauA gene encoding C4-dicarboxylic acid transporter DauA — MSLPLPPLFSAWRQTLRAGYGWKNLRSDLSAGLTVGIIAIPLAMALAIAVGVAPQHGLYTVLVAGTLIALFGGSRFNVSGPTAAFVVILLPVTQQFGLGGLLLCTLLAGLILIALGLMRAGRLIEFIPYPVTLGFTAGIGIVIATLQIKDLLGLQLISQPNHYLDQLNGLLHALPSLKLGDSLVALVCLATLLIWPRWVPKIPGHLVALTIGALLGLLLESLQIPVATLGERFSYSLNGVEHPGIPPFLPSLVWPWQLPGADGKPLVVSFELLRQLLAPAFAIAMLGAIESLLCAVVADGMTGSKHDPNGELIGQGIGNLVAPFFGGITATAAIARSAANVRAGAYSPLAAITHAAVVLIAILFLAPLFSYLPMAALAALLLVVAWNMSEPRHVRHTLRIAPRSDVLVLLTCLILTVLFDMVLAVGVGLLLAAGLFIKRMSDLTDTAPLPKHFHQALNDLPEHVLAYAIRGPLFFGAAEKALSVLRRFTPGVKVVIVDISAVPLLDMTAIAALDNVLRDYREQQVALVLSGPTPQVRLQLRRAGIVRVEGELAYVRDLAQAKEKALRWLAPKNDGE; from the coding sequence ATGTCGCTGCCCTTACCGCCGCTGTTCTCCGCCTGGCGCCAGACCCTGCGCGCTGGCTACGGTTGGAAAAACCTGCGCAGCGATCTAAGCGCCGGGTTAACGGTGGGAATCATCGCCATTCCGCTGGCCATGGCCCTGGCGATTGCCGTCGGCGTGGCGCCGCAGCACGGCCTGTATACGGTGCTGGTCGCCGGTACGTTGATCGCCTTGTTTGGCGGCTCGCGCTTTAACGTCTCCGGGCCGACCGCCGCCTTTGTGGTGATTCTGTTACCGGTCACCCAGCAATTCGGCCTCGGCGGCCTGCTGCTGTGCACCCTGCTGGCCGGGCTGATTCTGATTGCGCTCGGCCTGATGCGCGCCGGCCGCTTGATCGAATTTATCCCCTACCCGGTCACCCTGGGCTTTACCGCCGGTATCGGCATCGTCATCGCCACCTTGCAAATCAAGGATTTGCTTGGCCTGCAACTAATTAGCCAGCCAAATCACTATCTGGACCAGCTCAACGGCCTGCTGCACGCCCTGCCCAGCCTGAAACTGGGCGACAGCCTGGTGGCGTTGGTATGCCTGGCGACTCTACTGATCTGGCCGCGCTGGGTGCCGAAAATACCCGGTCATCTGGTCGCATTGACCATCGGCGCGCTGCTCGGACTGCTACTGGAAAGCCTGCAGATTCCGGTGGCCACTCTGGGTGAGCGCTTCAGCTACAGCCTGAATGGGGTTGAGCACCCGGGTATTCCGCCGTTTCTGCCAAGCCTGGTTTGGCCCTGGCAGCTGCCCGGTGCCGATGGTAAGCCGCTGGTGGTGAGTTTCGAGCTGCTGCGCCAACTACTCGCCCCGGCGTTTGCCATTGCCATGCTCGGGGCCATCGAATCGCTGCTCTGCGCGGTGGTCGCCGATGGCATGACCGGCAGCAAACACGACCCCAATGGCGAACTGATTGGCCAGGGCATCGGCAATCTGGTCGCGCCCTTCTTTGGCGGCATCACCGCCACCGCGGCGATTGCCCGCAGCGCCGCCAACGTGCGTGCGGGGGCCTACTCGCCACTGGCGGCGATTACCCACGCGGCGGTGGTGCTGATCGCCATCCTGTTTCTTGCGCCCTTGTTCAGCTACCTGCCGATGGCCGCGCTGGCGGCTTTGCTGCTGGTGGTGGCATGGAACATGAGCGAGCCTCGGCATGTGCGCCACACCCTGCGCATCGCCCCGCGCAGCGATGTGCTGGTGCTGCTGACCTGCCTGATCCTCACCGTGCTGTTCGATATGGTGCTGGCGGTAGGCGTTGGCTTGCTGCTGGCAGCCGGGCTGTTTATCAAGCGCATGAGCGACCTGACCGACACTGCGCCACTGCCCAAGCACTTTCACCAGGCGCTTAATGACCTGCCCGAACACGTGCTGGCCTACGCCATTCGCGGGCCGCTGTTCTTCGGTGCTGCAGAAAAAGCCCTGAGCGTACTCAGGCGCTTTACCCCAGGGGTGAAGGTGGTGATCGTCGATATCAGCGCCGTACCGCTGCTAGATATGACCGCGATTGCCGCGCTGGACAACGTGCTGCGCGACTACCGCGAGCAGCAGGTCGCCCTGGTGCTCAGCGGGCCCACGCCCCAGGTGCGCCTGCAATTACGCCGTGCCGGCATCGTGCGCGTCGAGGGTGAGCTGGCGTATGTACGCGATCTGGCCCAAGCCAAAGAGAAAGCGTTGCGCTGGCTAGCGCCCAAGAACGATGGGGAATAA
- a CDS encoding PA4642 family protein, whose protein sequence is MRKDKKQVIGEEIGDEPIKLFLSVEPADATPPSLHKLVKAYRGLRIDDFERFVGFFVAAGYDLNAKDAQGNDFIALIQDQRFAEPYIDVIKAARG, encoded by the coding sequence ATGCGTAAAGACAAGAAACAGGTGATTGGCGAAGAGATTGGTGACGAGCCGATCAAGCTGTTCCTCAGTGTGGAACCGGCCGATGCCACGCCGCCGTCGCTGCACAAGCTGGTCAAGGCCTACCGCGGCCTGCGTATCGATGACTTCGAGCGCTTTGTCGGCTTCTTCGTTGCTGCCGGCTACGACCTGAACGCCAAGGATGCCCAGGGCAATGACTTTATCGCGCTGATCCAGGATCAACGCTTTGCCGAGCCTTACATCGACGTGATCAAGGCCGCGCGCGGCTGA
- a CDS encoding TetR family transcriptional regulator C-terminal domain-containing protein, which produces MNSSIRLDKRDLILARGAEVMTRRGYHGAGVQEIVQAAGVPKGSFYHYFASKEDFALQALQQVYQPRLARYAEALSNPALSPRERILGYYAELVEHFARQERLEYHCFIGSLSFEMAELSPTLGAQVDAILQTSADILQACLEQAQAAGELPADEDCRNLASFIANAWQGALTRLKVANNTRALTDFIHRLQLLLQA; this is translated from the coding sequence ATGAACTCCAGCATTCGACTCGACAAGCGTGACCTGATCCTCGCCAGGGGCGCCGAGGTGATGACCCGTCGCGGTTATCACGGTGCCGGTGTGCAGGAAATCGTCCAGGCCGCGGGGGTGCCGAAAGGCTCCTTCTATCACTACTTCGCCAGCAAGGAAGACTTCGCCCTGCAGGCCTTGCAGCAGGTCTATCAACCACGCCTGGCGCGTTATGCCGAAGCCTTGAGCAATCCGGCGCTCAGCCCGCGTGAGCGCATCCTCGGTTATTACGCTGAGCTGGTGGAGCACTTCGCTCGCCAGGAGCGTCTGGAATACCACTGCTTTATTGGCAGCCTGAGCTTCGAGATGGCCGAGCTGTCGCCGACGCTGGGCGCCCAGGTTGATGCGATTCTGCAAACATCAGCGGACATTTTGCAGGCCTGCCTGGAACAGGCGCAGGCGGCGGGTGAACTGCCGGCCGATGAAGATTGCCGCAACCTGGCGAGCTTTATCGCCAACGCCTGGCAAGGCGCGCTGACCCGGCTCAAGGTGGCGAACAACACTCGCGCCCTGACTGACTTTATCCACCGTCTGCAGCTGCTGTTGCAGGCCTGA
- a CDS encoding NADH:flavin oxidoreductase: MTDPVKALFQPFTLGNLELPTRVVMAPMTRSFSPGGVPNSKVIEYYRRRAAAGVGLIVTEGTTVGHKAANGYPNVPRFYGEDALAGWKKVVEAVHAEGGKIVPQLWHVGNVRKLGTEPDASVPGYGPSEKIKEGNVVVHGMTQDDIKEVIAAFAQAAKDAKAIGMDGVEIHGAHGYLVDQFFWAGSNQRTDEYGGDLAQRSRFAIELIQAVRAAVGPEFPIIFRFSQWKQQDYTARLVQTPEELGAFLKPLSDAGVDIFHCSTRRFWEPEFDGSELNLAGWTRKLTGKPTITVGSVGLDGEFLQFMVNTDKVAQPASLENLLERLNKQEFDLVAVGRALLVDPDWAVKVRDGREQDILPFSRDALTSLV; the protein is encoded by the coding sequence ATGACCGATCCCGTTAAAGCGCTGTTCCAACCCTTTACCCTGGGCAACCTGGAGCTGCCGACCCGTGTGGTCATGGCGCCGATGACCCGTTCCTTCTCCCCAGGTGGCGTGCCCAACAGCAAGGTTATCGAGTATTACCGCCGCCGCGCCGCTGCCGGTGTTGGCCTGATCGTCACCGAAGGCACCACCGTTGGCCACAAGGCCGCCAACGGTTATCCGAATGTGCCGCGTTTTTATGGTGAAGACGCCCTGGCTGGCTGGAAGAAAGTGGTCGAAGCGGTACACGCCGAAGGCGGCAAGATCGTTCCGCAGCTCTGGCACGTGGGCAATGTGCGCAAGTTGGGCACCGAGCCGGACGCCAGCGTCCCAGGCTACGGCCCGAGCGAGAAGATTAAAGAAGGCAACGTGGTTGTGCACGGCATGACCCAGGACGACATCAAGGAAGTGATCGCCGCCTTCGCCCAAGCCGCCAAGGATGCTAAAGCCATTGGCATGGACGGCGTGGAAATCCATGGTGCCCACGGCTATCTGGTTGATCAGTTCTTCTGGGCCGGCAGCAACCAGCGCACTGACGAATACGGCGGTGACCTGGCGCAGCGCTCGCGCTTTGCCATTGAGCTGATCCAGGCTGTACGCGCCGCAGTCGGCCCGGAATTCCCGATCATCTTCCGCTTCTCGCAGTGGAAGCAGCAGGACTACACCGCACGCCTGGTGCAAACCCCGGAAGAGCTTGGGGCGTTCCTCAAGCCGCTGAGCGATGCTGGCGTGGACATCTTCCACTGCTCGACGCGCCGCTTCTGGGAGCCGGAGTTCGACGGTTCTGAGCTGAACCTGGCGGGCTGGACGCGCAAGCTCACCGGCAAACCAACCATCACCGTTGGCAGCGTCGGCCTGGATGGCGAGTTCCTCCAGTTTATGGTCAACACCGACAAAGTGGCCCAGCCGGCCAGCCTGGAAAACCTGCTGGAGCGCCTGAACAAGCAGGAGTTCGACCTGGTTGCCGTAGGCCGCGCGCTGTTGGTTGACCCGGATTGGGCGGTAAAAGTACGCGATGGCCGCGAGCAGGACATTCTGCCGTTTAGCCGTGATGCCCTGACCAGCCTGGTCTAA
- a CDS encoding alpha/beta hydrolase has protein sequence MKRAVQIAVSVVLLILISLAAAVAWNWAPDRPVADLKPRWALPPSQFVAIDGMLVHLRDQGPRDDPTPIVMLHGTSASLHTWEGWVAALQDKRRVISLDLPGFGLTGPFPGGDYRMAHYSAFLGHVLDQLQVPRAVLAGNSFGGQLAWQFALDQPQRVERLVLVDAAGYPRNATSMPIGFRLAQIPALAPLMANLLPRSMIEASIRNVYGDPDKVNDELIDRYYELTLRAGNREALRQRFIQAEAGQSYTRIAELKVPTLIIWGGRDELIPPVNAERFKRDIKGSRLVLFDDLGHVPQEEDPARTVAVLMGFLEG, from the coding sequence ATGAAGCGTGCCGTACAGATCGCCGTATCCGTTGTGTTGCTGATACTTATCAGTCTGGCCGCTGCGGTCGCCTGGAATTGGGCGCCGGATCGCCCCGTGGCGGACCTCAAGCCGCGCTGGGCTTTGCCGCCGTCGCAGTTTGTGGCCATCGACGGCATGTTGGTGCACCTGCGCGACCAGGGCCCACGGGATGATCCCACGCCGATTGTGATGCTGCACGGCACCTCGGCCAGCCTGCATACCTGGGAAGGCTGGGTGGCGGCGCTGCAGGACAAGCGTCGGGTGATCAGCCTCGATCTACCAGGCTTCGGCCTGACCGGGCCATTCCCCGGTGGTGATTACCGCATGGCCCACTACAGCGCCTTCCTCGGTCATGTGCTGGATCAGTTGCAGGTGCCGCGCGCAGTGCTGGCGGGCAACAGTTTTGGCGGACAGCTGGCCTGGCAGTTTGCCCTGGATCAGCCGCAGCGCGTCGAGCGGCTGGTGTTGGTGGATGCCGCCGGTTACCCGCGCAACGCCACCTCCATGCCCATCGGTTTTCGTCTGGCGCAGATTCCTGCACTGGCGCCGTTGATGGCTAACCTGCTGCCGCGCTCAATGATTGAGGCAAGCATCCGCAACGTCTATGGCGACCCGGATAAGGTCAACGATGAACTGATCGACCGCTACTACGAACTGACCCTGCGCGCCGGCAATCGCGAAGCCTTGCGTCAGCGGTTTATCCAGGCCGAAGCGGGGCAGAGTTACACCCGTATCGCCGAACTCAAGGTGCCGACGCTGATTATCTGGGGTGGCCGTGATGAGTTGATTCCGCCGGTCAATGCCGAACGCTTCAAGCGCGACATCAAGGGCAGCCGTCTGGTGCTGTTCGACGACCTGGGTCATGTGCCCCAAGAAGAGGACCCCGCGCGCACCGTGGCGGTGCTGATGGGCTTTCTAGAGGGCTAG
- a CDS encoding TRAP transporter small permease subunit, which produces MPKAIRLFVHAVEALNRVVGRFAMYLIFAILGVLLYSSISKTFFMPAAWTLESAQFLMVAYFLLGGAYSMQLDAHVRMDLFYSRWSPRARAVIDAITIGFLIFYLVFLLYGGISSTQYALEYNETSYSAWSPKMAPIKIIMCIGIALMLLQAIATLFKDIAAARGEPL; this is translated from the coding sequence ATGCCCAAGGCCATCAGGCTGTTTGTGCACGCAGTGGAGGCGCTCAACCGCGTTGTCGGGCGCTTCGCCATGTACCTGATCTTCGCCATTCTCGGCGTGCTGCTCTATTCCTCCATCAGCAAGACTTTCTTTATGCCGGCCGCCTGGACGCTGGAATCGGCGCAGTTTCTGATGGTCGCTTACTTCCTGCTTGGCGGCGCCTATTCCATGCAGCTCGATGCCCATGTGCGCATGGACCTGTTCTACAGCCGCTGGTCGCCACGGGCCCGCGCGGTCATCGATGCAATCACCATCGGCTTTCTGATTTTCTACCTGGTGTTCCTGCTCTACGGCGGTATTTCCTCGACCCAGTACGCCCTTGAGTACAACGAAACCAGCTACTCGGCCTGGTCGCCGAAAATGGCGCCGATCAAGATCATCATGTGCATCGGTATCGCCCTGATGCTGCTGCAGGCCATCGCCACCCTGTTCAAGGACATCGCCGCTGCGCGGGGGGAACCGCTGTAA
- a CDS encoding TRAP transporter large permease subunit, with protein MDYELIALLMFSSMMLLLLTGKRVFGAIGFVAVAAALLLWGDGGSEMAFSAAMKLMKWYPLLTLPLFVFMGYMLSESGLAEDLYKMFHVWMGPLNGGLAIGTIGLMVAISAMNGLSVAGMAIGASIALPELLRRGYDKIMVTGVIQAGSSLGILIPPSVVLVLYGMIARQPVGQLWLAGVFPGLLMAGLFILYIAIRCRLQPELGPALSEEERGQISRREKLLLLKAGIAPLFIFFCMTGLFLMGITSLVESSAVGAAAATLMALVKGRLTRSVMEETLRKTLGISCMFMWIILAALCFGAVFDGLGAVKAIEAFFLDSLGLGPWQVLILMQLSFIIMGMFLDDTAMLVIVAPLYIPLVGALGFDLVWYGVLYTITCQIAYMTPPFGYNLFLMRAMAPPEVSLRDIYVSVTPFVLIMVLALVLVMVFPQIALWLPQWHYGG; from the coding sequence ATGGATTACGAGCTGATAGCCCTGCTGATGTTCTCCTCGATGATGTTGCTGCTGCTTACCGGCAAACGGGTATTTGGCGCGATTGGTTTTGTCGCAGTGGCGGCGGCCCTGCTGTTGTGGGGCGATGGCGGTTCGGAAATGGCCTTCAGCGCGGCCATGAAGCTGATGAAGTGGTACCCACTGCTAACCCTGCCGTTGTTCGTATTTATGGGTTACATGCTCTCCGAATCGGGGCTGGCCGAAGACCTCTACAAGATGTTCCACGTCTGGATGGGCCCGCTCAATGGCGGCCTGGCCATCGGCACCATTGGCCTAATGGTGGCGATCTCGGCGATGAATGGCCTGAGCGTGGCGGGCATGGCCATCGGCGCCAGTATCGCGCTGCCGGAGCTGCTACGCCGCGGCTACGACAAGATCATGGTCACCGGGGTGATTCAGGCCGGCAGTTCCCTCGGTATTCTGATTCCGCCCAGTGTGGTGCTGGTGCTGTACGGCATGATCGCCCGCCAGCCGGTTGGCCAGTTGTGGCTGGCTGGGGTGTTTCCCGGCTTGCTGATGGCGGGGCTGTTTATCCTCTATATCGCCATTCGCTGTCGCCTGCAGCCCGAGCTGGGGCCAGCGTTGTCCGAAGAGGAGCGCGGACAGATCAGCCGGCGCGAGAAGCTCTTGCTGCTCAAGGCCGGCATTGCGCCGCTGTTTATCTTCTTCTGCATGACCGGTTTGTTTCTCATGGGCATCACCAGCCTGGTGGAAAGCTCGGCGGTGGGCGCCGCAGCAGCCACCCTGATGGCGTTGGTCAAGGGGCGTTTGACCCGCAGCGTGATGGAAGAAACCCTGCGCAAGACTCTCGGCATCAGCTGCATGTTTATGTGGATCATCCTCGCCGCCCTGTGCTTCGGCGCGGTATTCGACGGCCTAGGCGCGGTCAAGGCGATTGAGGCGTTCTTCCTCGACAGCCTCGGGCTAGGGCCCTGGCAGGTGCTGATCCTGATGCAGCTGTCGTTCATCATCATGGGCATGTTCCTCGATGACACCGCCATGCTGGTGATCGTCGCCCCCCTCTATATTCCGCTGGTCGGCGCCCTGGGCTTCGACCTGGTCTGGTATGGCGTGCTCTACACCATCACCTGCCAGATCGCCTATATGACTCCGCCCTTTGGCTACAACCTGTTTCTGATGCGCGCCATGGCTCCGCCGGAAGTCTCGCTGCGTGACATCTATGTATCCGTTACCCCATTCGTGCTGATCATGGTGCTGGCGCTGGTGCTGGTCATGGTCTTCCCGCAGATCGCCCTGTGGCTGCCGCAGTGGCATTACGGTGGGTGA
- a CDS encoding TRAP transporter substrate-binding protein — translation MSTRRSFLKTAAVATGAAGATALGSAHIYAAEPKKIVWRLQTYAGAALGEHVIKPSIDAFNKAANGEMEIQLYYADQLVPTGELFRAMQKGTIDAVQSDDDSIAAPVDISVFGGYFPFATRYSLDIPVLFNQYGLNEIWAEAYGEVKGVTWLGAGAWDPCHFATVEPITKLEHLKGKRIFTFPTAGKFLTRFGVIPVTLPWEDVEVAIQTGELDGIAWSGITEDYTVGWANVTKYFLTNNISGAWCGSYFANSDKWAEVPEHLKTLFKLCMDSSNYYRQHWYWGGEAQLRVEGGKLQLTSIPAEEWATVEAEALVFWDEIAKTSPRCARVVEIFKKYNALMAKAGAPYRG, via the coding sequence ATGAGTACGAGACGCAGTTTTCTGAAAACCGCCGCGGTGGCCACCGGGGCAGCAGGGGCAACGGCATTGGGTTCGGCGCATATCTACGCCGCCGAGCCGAAGAAAATCGTTTGGCGCCTGCAGACCTATGCCGGCGCCGCCTTGGGCGAGCATGTGATCAAACCGTCCATCGATGCCTTCAATAAGGCTGCCAATGGCGAGATGGAAATCCAGCTGTATTACGCCGACCAACTGGTGCCCACCGGCGAGCTGTTCCGCGCCATGCAGAAGGGCACCATCGATGCCGTGCAGAGCGATGACGACTCCATCGCCGCGCCCGTGGATATTTCGGTGTTTGGCGGCTACTTCCCCTTTGCCACCCGTTACAGCCTGGACATTCCGGTGCTGTTCAACCAGTACGGGCTCAATGAAATCTGGGCCGAGGCCTATGGCGAAGTCAAAGGCGTAACCTGGCTCGGCGCCGGCGCCTGGGACCCTTGCCACTTCGCCACGGTCGAGCCGATCACCAAGCTTGAGCACCTCAAGGGCAAGCGCATTTTCACCTTTCCCACTGCCGGTAAATTCCTCACCCGCTTTGGCGTGATTCCGGTGACCCTGCCCTGGGAGGATGTCGAAGTGGCGATCCAGACTGGCGAGCTGGACGGTATCGCCTGGTCCGGCATCACCGAGGACTACACCGTCGGCTGGGCCAACGTGACCAAGTACTTCCTCACCAACAACATTTCCGGCGCCTGGTGCGGCTCCTACTTCGCCAACTCGGACAAATGGGCCGAAGTGCCGGAGCATCTGAAAACCCTGTTCAAGCTGTGCATGGACAGCTCCAACTACTATCGCCAGCACTGGTACTGGGGCGGGGAGGCGCAACTGCGGGTCGAAGGCGGCAAACTGCAACTGACCTCGATTCCGGCCGAGGAATGGGCCACTGTTGAGGCCGAAGCTTTGGTGTTCTGGGATGAAATCGCCAAAACCAGTCCACGTTGCGCGCGGGTGGTGGAGATCTTCAAGAAGTACAACGCCCTGATGGCCAAGGCCGGTGCGCCCTATCGCGGCTAA
- a CDS encoding ABC transporter substrate-binding protein, which yields MPRPLPAPGQTRRRAAVAAALALTLATWLAPTTCLARDWLIYTHSLDSQAVLIDGQLRGREHAGKRAFFLELVRELLADMAEPLAIQEVPLARGLAQLQQRDDVVLFNLGKTPERLPLAHWVGPIWEETDWLYENSQRPTGIHSLEDAKNLSVCVLNGSSHDERLTAMAFTQLKRNNAYSTCFGMLAAGRVALVASADSGLAHRLHEAGVAADRVRPSAVQLGRDEGFIALSRSMPEQDIARWRAALLHVQQDGRFQALRNRYAH from the coding sequence ATGCCCCGCCCCCTGCCAGCGCCCGGCCAGACTCGGCGTCGCGCAGCAGTTGCCGCCGCCCTGGCCCTAACCCTGGCTACCTGGCTTGCGCCTACAACCTGCCTGGCGCGTGACTGGCTGATCTACACCCACAGCCTGGATAGCCAGGCCGTGCTGATCGACGGCCAGTTACGCGGCCGCGAACATGCCGGCAAGCGGGCGTTCTTTCTAGAGCTGGTGCGCGAGCTGCTGGCCGATATGGCCGAGCCGCTGGCAATCCAGGAAGTGCCCTTGGCGCGCGGTCTGGCGCAACTGCAACAGCGTGACGATGTGGTGCTCTTCAACCTTGGCAAAACGCCGGAGCGCCTGCCGCTGGCGCACTGGGTCGGGCCCATCTGGGAAGAGACCGACTGGCTCTACGAGAACAGCCAACGGCCCACCGGTATCCACAGCCTGGAGGATGCCAAGAACCTGTCGGTGTGCGTGCTCAACGGCAGCTCCCATGACGAACGCCTGACGGCCATGGCGTTCACCCAGCTAAAACGCAACAACGCCTACAGCACCTGCTTCGGCATGCTCGCTGCCGGCCGGGTTGCGCTGGTTGCCTCGGCCGACTCCGGGCTGGCGCACAGGCTGCACGAGGCTGGCGTCGCGGCTGACAGGGTACGCCCGAGCGCCGTGCAACTGGGCCGCGATGAAGGCTTTATCGCCCTCTCACGCAGCATGCCGGAGCAGGACATCGCGCGCTGGCGCGCTGCCTTGCTGCACGTGCAGCAGGATGGTCGCTTCCAGGCCTTGCGCAATCGCTACGCGCACTGA
- a CDS encoding glutamine synthetase — MLNPRDVKTVQDAKRIVEERGLSHIKVGVFDNDGVMRGKYLSRSKFFSALDSGFAFCDVVLGWDVKDQLYDNAQYTGWHTGYPDAPVRVLPHTCRELPFENGMLLFICEFAEAAEKVCPRGTLRRVIERCKAMGFDAFAALEYEFFMFDETPESAREKGFRNLKPFTPDWFGYSMIRNSVHAELYHEILEMAERMDFPIEGLHTETGPGVLEAAIAYDRAEAAADKGALFKTFMKVLAQRNGLMATFMAKWSGKYPGQSGHIHVSLRDLASGKSAFYDPSQAHNMSKIQRHFLAGQQRLMPEFLCMVAPTLNSYRRLIPGFWAPTDATWGVENRTAALRVIPGSDKSQRQEYRLGAADGNPFLALSVALGSGLYGVMQQWEPTEPVVGNAYAMKHPEELALPRTLWDAAQRLKASTAARELFGDEFVEHFAASREWEEREYRRHVSDWELDRYFEII, encoded by the coding sequence ATGCTCAATCCGCGAGACGTGAAGACCGTTCAGGATGCCAAGCGCATTGTCGAAGAGCGCGGCCTTAGCCATATCAAGGTCGGGGTGTTCGATAACGATGGCGTGATGCGCGGCAAATACCTCAGCCGCAGCAAGTTCTTCTCTGCCCTCGACAGCGGCTTTGCCTTCTGCGATGTGGTGCTCGGCTGGGACGTGAAGGACCAGCTCTATGACAACGCTCAATACACCGGCTGGCACACCGGCTACCCGGATGCGCCAGTGCGGGTGCTGCCGCATACCTGCCGTGAATTACCCTTCGAGAACGGCATGCTGCTGTTTATCTGTGAGTTTGCCGAGGCAGCGGAAAAGGTTTGCCCTCGCGGCACCCTGCGGCGGGTGATTGAGCGCTGCAAAGCCATGGGGTTCGATGCCTTTGCTGCGCTGGAATATGAGTTCTTCATGTTCGATGAAACCCCGGAGTCGGCCCGCGAGAAGGGTTTTCGTAATCTCAAACCCTTTACCCCGGACTGGTTTGGCTACTCGATGATCCGCAACTCGGTGCACGCTGAGCTGTACCACGAGATTCTGGAAATGGCCGAACGCATGGACTTCCCCATCGAAGGCCTGCACACCGAAACCGGCCCAGGCGTGCTGGAGGCGGCGATTGCCTATGACCGCGCGGAAGCTGCCGCCGACAAGGGCGCGCTGTTCAAAACCTTTATGAAGGTGCTGGCCCAGCGCAACGGACTGATGGCCACCTTTATGGCCAAGTGGTCGGGCAAATATCCGGGGCAGAGCGGGCATATCCATGTGTCGTTGCGTGATCTGGCCAGCGGCAAGTCGGCGTTCTATGACCCGAGCCAGGCGCACAATATGAGCAAAATTCAGCGCCACTTCCTTGCCGGCCAGCAGCGCCTGATGCCGGAGTTCCTCTGCATGGTGGCGCCAACGCTGAACAGCTACCGCCGGCTGATTCCCGGCTTCTGGGCGCCCACCGATGCCACCTGGGGTGTGGAGAACCGCACCGCTGCGCTGCGCGTCATTCCAGGCAGCGACAAATCCCAACGTCAGGAATATCGCCTGGGCGCGGCCGACGGCAATCCGTTTCTGGCCCTGTCGGTGGCGCTTGGCTCCGGTCTGTATGGCGTGATGCAGCAGTGGGAGCCGACCGAGCCGGTGGTGGGTAATGCCTACGCGATGAAGCACCCCGAGGAGCTGGCCCTGCCGCGCACCCTGTGGGATGCCGCGCAACGGTTGAAGGCCTCGACGGCGGCACGGGAGCTGTTTGGCGATGAGTTTGTCGAGCATTTCGCCGCCAGCCGTGAGTGGGAAGAGCGCGAATACCGCCGGCATGTCAGCGACTGGGAACTGGATCGCTACTTCGAAATTATCTAG